The following are encoded together in the Gammaproteobacteria bacterium genome:
- a CDS encoding DUF177 domain-containing protein, translating to MNYANNSRIFNHLFFDTPQARHYHGAPMSTTRVPRHADLRKLAAAGVCLAGSIPIAQLGRLCAELLSSTGDVAVELQFGVDDEGLRVIEGNAEASLSCTCQRCLGEMCLVVQARINLAMVRDEAQLAALPTRIDGLVVGDEPADLYGIVEDELLLALPFAPRHADEQCSMAVEPVAALAGDAGGERVKPFAEALELYKLDRS from the coding sequence TTGAACTATGCGAATAATTCGCGGATTTTCAATCATTTATTTTTTGACACCCCACAAGCTCGTCACTATCATGGCGCGCCTATGTCTACCACCCGGGTGCCGAGACACGCTGATTTGCGCAAACTGGCTGCAGCCGGTGTGTGTCTGGCTGGTTCGATTCCGATCGCCCAGCTTGGGCGTTTGTGTGCGGAATTGCTCTCGTCGACCGGCGATGTGGCGGTCGAGCTGCAGTTTGGAGTGGATGATGAAGGCTTGCGGGTCATCGAGGGCAATGCCGAGGCATCGCTGAGTTGTACCTGTCAGAGATGTCTTGGTGAAATGTGCCTGGTGGTGCAGGCCCGGATAAACCTGGCGATGGTCCGGGATGAAGCGCAACTCGCGGCGCTCCCGACGCGCATCGATGGTCTTGTGGTTGGTGACGAACCTGCGGATTTGTATGGCATCGTCGAAGATGAATTATTGCTGGCGCTGCCATTTGCGCCGCGCCACGCCGACGAGCAATGCAGCATGGCAGTCGAGCCTGTCGCAGCGCTTGCCGGAGACGCCGGTGGCGAACGCGTGAAACCGTTTGCCGAAGCACTGGAGCTTTACAAGTTGGACCGATCCTGA